A single Cucumis melo cultivar AY chromosome 4, USDA_Cmelo_AY_1.0, whole genome shotgun sequence DNA region contains:
- the LOC103486455 gene encoding interactor of constitutive active ROPs 3-like isoform X1, whose amino-acid sequence MQTPKAKTGSSEVPQRKSPRTPRTARQLKTPSSDPDSVSTSPLAASKTPKERSPRVVTDRKSPRCLATESKGHSKVAELGLQLSQLQEELKKTSDRLSTSESHKRQAQQEAEEAKKQLSDMSAKLEQSQQQVLELSASEEDRVQELHKISQDRDRAWQSELEAVQKQHSMDAAALASAINEVQRLKVQLEMVSESELTRSKLAESSQTEIDHLRTKLSETLSLVEKLKEELSYCRESETQALEVARKNQNQFETAKAAVEKLQSDAIKAVEAYNSLSLELEQSKAQIESLEGQIRENQKGLVDSTSNGLVGPQENNGKDEINLIKTELTSMRLEADRSKSALAAAETRYEEEYVRSALQIRIAHELVEQMKVESRQKEAELKAELEEARANLDQLKVDLKEKETQLCSVVEENKELNSEVSRIIPVDRGSELAMELKKLEADMGELKSRLLEKETELHSTMVENEALKKKIEKIDMERKSELAVEFKKLETDTAELKTRLLEKETELQSTTQENDALKMEIEKIKIETNKINEEAVTMAETTKAAEQEALMKLKHATEEADNSNRRVARVAEQLDAAQAANSEMEAELRRLKVQADQWRKAAEAAAAILSTGNNGKIVDRIVSLDNNYPLGSPYSEDLDDESPKKKNGNMLKKIGVLWKKNQK is encoded by the exons AACTGGCTCCTCAGAAGTACCTCAAAGAAAATCCCCAAGAACACCTCGAACCGCTCGTCAACTTAAAACTCCAAGCTCAGATCCTGATTCCGTTTCCACTTCTCCACTTGCTGCTAGTAAGACACCCAAAGAGAGAAGTCCTAGGGTGGTGACTGACCGGAAATCACCACGATGTTTAGCCACTGAG AGTAAAGGGCATAGCAAAGTGGCTGAATTGGGATTACAGCTTTCTCAACTTCAGGAGGAACTCAAGAAAACAAGCGACCGATTGAGTACATCTGAATCACATAAAAGACAAGCCCAACAGGAGGCAGAAGAAGCAAAGAAACAACTTTCAGATATGTCTGCAAAGCTTGAACAATCCCAACAGCAGGTGCTAGAGCTCTCTGCTTCGGAGGAAGATCGTGTTCAAGAACTGCACAAAATTTCTCAGGATCGTGATCGAGCGTGGCAGTCTGAGCTTGAGGCTGTTCAAAAGCAACATTCGATGGATGCTGCTGCATTGGCCTCTGCCATTAACGAAGTTCAGAGGCTCAAGGTCCAGTTGGAGATGGTGTCTGAATCTGAGTTAACCCGAAGCAAGCTTGCTGAGTCTTCACAAACCGAGATAGATCATTTAAGAACAAAACTCTCGGAGACTCTATCCCTAGTTGAAAAACTGAAAGAGGAGCTtagttattgtagagaatccgaAACTCAAGCCCTTGAAGTTGCAAGGAAAAACCAAAATCAATTTGAAACAGCCAAGGCAGCTGTGGAAAAGCTCCAATCAGATGCAATCAAAGCCGTTGAGGCTTACAACTCTTTGTCCTTAGAGTTGGAGCAATCAAAAGCTCAGATTGAATCACTGGAGGGACAGATCAGAGAGAATCAGAAAGGTCTAGTAGATTCTACGAGCAATGGTTTGGTGGGTCCCCAGGAAAACAATGGGAAGGATGAAATCAATTTGATAAAAACGGAGCTCACTTCTATGAGACTAGAAGCAGATAGATCAAAATCTGCATTAGCCGCAGCTGAGACTCGGTACGAGGAGGAATATGTTCGATCAGCATTGCAAATTAGAATTGCTCACGAACTCGTGGAACAAATGAAAGTAGAGTCACGTCAGAAAGAGGCAGAATTGAAAGCAGAACTTGAGGAGGCCAGAGCAAATTTAGACCAGTTGAAAGTAGACCTTAAAGAGAAAGAAACGCAATTGTGTAGTGTTGTGGAGGAAAACAAGGAGCTCAACTCAGAGGTGAGCAGAATCATTCCAGTCGACCGGGGGTCTGAACTAGCTATGGAGCTAAAGAAGTTAGAGGCTGATATGGGGGAGTTGAAGAGCAGGCTGTTGGAAAAGGAGACAGAGTTGCATAGTACAATGGTGGAAAATGAAGCACTTAAGAAGAAGATCGAGAAGATAGATATGGAAAGGAAGTCTGAACTAGCAGTGGAGTTTAAGAAATTGGAGACTGATACGGCAGAGTTGAAGACCAGGCTCTTGGAAAAGGAGACGGAGTTGCAAAGTACAACACAAGAAAATGATGCACTTAAGATGGAAATTGAGAAgataaaaatagaaacaaataaGATCAACGAAGAAGCAGTTACTATGGCAGAAACAACCAAGGCTGCAGAGCAAGAAGCACTGATGAAACTCAAGCATGCAACAGAAGAGGCAGATAACAGCAACAGAAGAGTGGCCCGAGTTGCCGAGCAGTTAGATGCTGCACAGGCTGCTAACTCTGAAATGGAGGCTGAGTTGAGGAGGTTAAAAGTGCAAGCAGACCAGTGGAGGAAAGCAGCTGAGGCAGCCGCTGCAATACTCTCAACTGGAAACAATGGGAAGATTGTTGATAGAATAGTATCTTTGGATAACAATTATCCTCTGGGCTCACCGTACTCGGAAGATCTCGACGATGAGTCGCCAAAGAAGAAGAATGGAAATATGTTGAAGAAGATTGGAGTTTTGTGGAAGAAAAACCAGAAGTAA
- the LOC103486455 gene encoding interactor of constitutive active ROPs 2, chloroplastic-like isoform X2, whose amino-acid sequence MSAKLEQSQQQVLELSASEEDRVQELHKISQDRDRAWQSELEAVQKQHSMDAAALASAINEVQRLKVQLEMVSESELTRSKLAESSQTEIDHLRTKLSETLSLVEKLKEELSYCRESETQALEVARKNQNQFETAKAAVEKLQSDAIKAVEAYNSLSLELEQSKAQIESLEGQIRENQKGLVDSTSNGLVGPQENNGKDEINLIKTELTSMRLEADRSKSALAAAETRYEEEYVRSALQIRIAHELVEQMKVESRQKEAELKAELEEARANLDQLKVDLKEKETQLCSVVEENKELNSEVSRIIPVDRGSELAMELKKLEADMGELKSRLLEKETELHSTMVENEALKKKIEKIDMERKSELAVEFKKLETDTAELKTRLLEKETELQSTTQENDALKMEIEKIKIETNKINEEAVTMAETTKAAEQEALMKLKHATEEADNSNRRVARVAEQLDAAQAANSEMEAELRRLKVQADQWRKAAEAAAAILSTGNNGKIVDRIVSLDNNYPLGSPYSEDLDDESPKKKNGNMLKKIGVLWKKNQK is encoded by the coding sequence ATGTCTGCAAAGCTTGAACAATCCCAACAGCAGGTGCTAGAGCTCTCTGCTTCGGAGGAAGATCGTGTTCAAGAACTGCACAAAATTTCTCAGGATCGTGATCGAGCGTGGCAGTCTGAGCTTGAGGCTGTTCAAAAGCAACATTCGATGGATGCTGCTGCATTGGCCTCTGCCATTAACGAAGTTCAGAGGCTCAAGGTCCAGTTGGAGATGGTGTCTGAATCTGAGTTAACCCGAAGCAAGCTTGCTGAGTCTTCACAAACCGAGATAGATCATTTAAGAACAAAACTCTCGGAGACTCTATCCCTAGTTGAAAAACTGAAAGAGGAGCTtagttattgtagagaatccgaAACTCAAGCCCTTGAAGTTGCAAGGAAAAACCAAAATCAATTTGAAACAGCCAAGGCAGCTGTGGAAAAGCTCCAATCAGATGCAATCAAAGCCGTTGAGGCTTACAACTCTTTGTCCTTAGAGTTGGAGCAATCAAAAGCTCAGATTGAATCACTGGAGGGACAGATCAGAGAGAATCAGAAAGGTCTAGTAGATTCTACGAGCAATGGTTTGGTGGGTCCCCAGGAAAACAATGGGAAGGATGAAATCAATTTGATAAAAACGGAGCTCACTTCTATGAGACTAGAAGCAGATAGATCAAAATCTGCATTAGCCGCAGCTGAGACTCGGTACGAGGAGGAATATGTTCGATCAGCATTGCAAATTAGAATTGCTCACGAACTCGTGGAACAAATGAAAGTAGAGTCACGTCAGAAAGAGGCAGAATTGAAAGCAGAACTTGAGGAGGCCAGAGCAAATTTAGACCAGTTGAAAGTAGACCTTAAAGAGAAAGAAACGCAATTGTGTAGTGTTGTGGAGGAAAACAAGGAGCTCAACTCAGAGGTGAGCAGAATCATTCCAGTCGACCGGGGGTCTGAACTAGCTATGGAGCTAAAGAAGTTAGAGGCTGATATGGGGGAGTTGAAGAGCAGGCTGTTGGAAAAGGAGACAGAGTTGCATAGTACAATGGTGGAAAATGAAGCACTTAAGAAGAAGATCGAGAAGATAGATATGGAAAGGAAGTCTGAACTAGCAGTGGAGTTTAAGAAATTGGAGACTGATACGGCAGAGTTGAAGACCAGGCTCTTGGAAAAGGAGACGGAGTTGCAAAGTACAACACAAGAAAATGATGCACTTAAGATGGAAATTGAGAAgataaaaatagaaacaaataaGATCAACGAAGAAGCAGTTACTATGGCAGAAACAACCAAGGCTGCAGAGCAAGAAGCACTGATGAAACTCAAGCATGCAACAGAAGAGGCAGATAACAGCAACAGAAGAGTGGCCCGAGTTGCCGAGCAGTTAGATGCTGCACAGGCTGCTAACTCTGAAATGGAGGCTGAGTTGAGGAGGTTAAAAGTGCAAGCAGACCAGTGGAGGAAAGCAGCTGAGGCAGCCGCTGCAATACTCTCAACTGGAAACAATGGGAAGATTGTTGATAGAATAGTATCTTTGGATAACAATTATCCTCTGGGCTCACCGTACTCGGAAGATCTCGACGATGAGTCGCCAAAGAAGAAGAATGGAAATATGTTGAAGAAGATTGGAGTTTTGTGGAAGAAAAACCAGAAGTAA